From Stenotrophomonas nitritireducens, the proteins below share one genomic window:
- the rpsL gene encoding 30S ribosomal protein S12, whose protein sequence is MATINQLVRKPRQATTYKSASPALDKCPQRRGVCTRVYTTTPKKPNSALRKVAKVRLTNQEEVISYIGGEGHNLQEHSVVLIRGGRVKDLPGVRYHTVRGSLDAAGVAKRRQARSKYGAKRPKA, encoded by the coding sequence ATGGCGACGATCAACCAGCTGGTACGCAAGCCGCGCCAAGCTACCACCTACAAGAGTGCCTCGCCGGCACTCGACAAGTGCCCGCAGCGCCGTGGCGTCTGCACGCGCGTGTACACCACCACTCCGAAGAAGCCGAACTCGGCTCTGCGTAAGGTTGCAAAGGTTCGCCTGACCAACCAGGAAGAAGTCATTTCCTACATCGGTGGTGAAGGCCATAACCTGCAGGAGCACTCCGTGGTCCTGATCCGCGGCGGCCGTGTAAAGGATCTGCCGGGTGTGCGTTACCACACCGTCCGTGGCTCACTCGACGCCGCCGGCGTTGCCAAGCGTCGCCAGGCGCGTTCCAAGTACGGCGCCAAGCGTCCGAAGGCCTGA
- the fusA gene encoding elongation factor G: protein MARTTPIERYRNFGIMAHIDAGKTTTSERILFYTGKSHKLGEVHDGAATMDWMEQEQERGITIQSAATTAFWKGMDKSLPEHRFNIIDTPGHVDFTIEVERSLRVLDGAVFVLCAVGGVQPQSETVWRQANRYQVPRIAFVNKMDRTGANFLKVRDQLKAKLGAVAVPMQLPIGAEEGFKGVVDLLKMKAIHWDDASQGMKFEYGEIPADMQAAAEEARTFMIETAAEANEELMEKYLGGEELDEAEIIQALRTRTLAVEIVPMFCGSAFKNKGVQAMLDGVIQLLPSPIDVPDVKGTDVDDDTIEMTRKSDDKAPFSSLAFKIITDPFVGALTFFRVYSGTLNGGDTVLNSVKNKKERIGRILQMHSNNREEIKEVLAGDIAAAVGLKDTTTGDTLCSLEAPIVLERMVFPEPVISMAVEPKTKSDQEKMGLALGRLAQEDPSFRVKTDEESGQTIISGMGELHLDIIVDRMKREFNVEANVGKPQVAYRETIQLADVKSDYKHAKQSGGKGQYGHVVIELSPITEADRADPKLASAIKDDFLFINDITGGVIPKEFIPSVEKGLRETITSGPLAGFPVVDVKVKLVFGSYHDVDSSEMAFKLASSMAFKQGFAKAKPVLLEPIMKVEIVTPEEYQGDVMGDVSRRRGVLQGSGTTGDGSASIINAMIPLGEMFGYATALRSQTQGRATFTMEFDHYEPAPNNIAETVIKKG, encoded by the coding sequence GTGGCCCGCACCACTCCTATCGAGCGTTACCGTAACTTCGGCATCATGGCTCACATCGATGCCGGCAAGACCACCACGTCCGAGCGCATCCTGTTCTACACCGGTAAGAGCCACAAGCTCGGTGAAGTGCATGACGGCGCCGCCACCATGGACTGGATGGAGCAGGAGCAGGAGCGTGGCATCACGATCCAGTCCGCTGCTACCACCGCGTTCTGGAAGGGCATGGACAAGTCCCTGCCGGAGCACCGCTTCAACATCATCGATACCCCCGGGCACGTTGACTTCACCATCGAAGTCGAACGCTCCCTGCGCGTGCTCGACGGTGCGGTGTTCGTGCTGTGTGCCGTTGGTGGCGTGCAGCCGCAGTCCGAGACCGTGTGGCGTCAGGCCAACCGTTACCAGGTGCCGCGCATCGCGTTCGTCAACAAGATGGACCGTACCGGTGCCAACTTCCTGAAGGTCCGTGACCAGCTGAAGGCCAAGCTCGGCGCCGTTGCCGTGCCGATGCAGCTGCCGATCGGCGCTGAAGAAGGCTTCAAGGGCGTGGTCGATCTGCTCAAGATGAAGGCCATCCATTGGGATGACGCTTCGCAGGGCATGAAGTTCGAGTACGGCGAAATCCCGGCCGACATGCAGGCAGCGGCTGAAGAAGCCCGCACCTTCATGATCGAAACCGCGGCGGAAGCCAACGAAGAGCTGATGGAAAAGTACCTGGGCGGCGAAGAGCTGGACGAGGCCGAGATCATCCAGGCCCTGCGTACCCGTACGCTGGCCGTTGAGATCGTGCCGATGTTCTGCGGTTCGGCGTTCAAGAACAAGGGCGTGCAGGCCATGCTTGACGGCGTGATCCAGCTGCTGCCGTCGCCGATCGACGTGCCGGACGTGAAGGGCACCGACGTTGACGACGACACCATCGAGATGACCCGCAAGTCGGACGACAAGGCTCCGTTCTCGTCGCTGGCGTTCAAGATCATCACCGATCCGTTCGTTGGCGCGCTGACCTTCTTCCGTGTCTACTCGGGTACCCTGAACGGTGGCGACACCGTGCTGAACTCTGTGAAGAACAAGAAGGAGCGCATCGGCCGCATCCTGCAGATGCACTCGAACAACCGCGAGGAAATCAAGGAAGTTCTGGCTGGTGACATCGCTGCTGCCGTGGGCCTGAAGGACACCACCACCGGTGACACGCTGTGCTCGCTCGAAGCGCCGATCGTGCTCGAGCGCATGGTGTTCCCGGAGCCGGTGATCTCGATGGCTGTCGAGCCGAAGACCAAGTCGGACCAGGAAAAGATGGGTCTGGCACTGGGCCGTCTGGCACAGGAAGATCCGTCGTTCCGCGTCAAGACCGACGAAGAATCCGGCCAGACCATCATCTCCGGCATGGGCGAGCTGCACCTGGACATCATCGTTGACCGCATGAAGCGCGAGTTCAACGTTGAAGCCAACGTCGGCAAGCCGCAGGTGGCCTACCGCGAAACCATCCAGCTGGCTGACGTCAAGTCGGATTACAAGCACGCCAAGCAGTCCGGTGGTAAGGGTCAGTACGGTCACGTCGTGATCGAACTGTCGCCGATCACCGAAGCAGATCGTGCCGATCCGAAGCTGGCCAGCGCCATCAAGGATGATTTCCTGTTCATCAACGACATCACCGGCGGCGTGATCCCGAAGGAATTCATTCCTTCCGTGGAAAAGGGCCTGCGCGAAACCATCACCAGCGGTCCGCTGGCTGGCTTCCCGGTGGTGGATGTCAAGGTCAAGCTGGTGTTCGGCTCGTACCATGACGTTGACTCCTCGGAAATGGCGTTCAAGCTCGCCTCGTCGATGGCCTTCAAGCAGGGCTTCGCCAAGGCAAAGCCGGTTCTGCTGGAGCCGATCATGAAGGTCGAGATCGTGACCCCGGAGGAATACCAGGGTGACGTGATGGGCGACGTCAGCCGTCGTCGTGGCGTTCTGCAGGGTTCGGGCACCACCGGTGACGGCTCGGCCAGCATCATCAATGCGATGATCCCGCTGGGCGAAATGTTCGGTTACGCCACCGCGCTGCGTTCGCAGACCCAGGGTCGCGCAACCTTCACGATGGAATTCGACCATTACGAGCCGGCGCCGAACAACATCGCCGAAACCGTCATCAAGAAGGGCTGA
- the rpsQ gene encoding 30S ribosomal protein S17, which yields MSENTESKTLRTVEGRVVSNKMDKTVTVLVERQVKHPLYGKYIKRSSKLHAHDADNTCKEGDVVRVTEIAPMSKTKNWRVVEVITRAAE from the coding sequence ATGAGCGAAAATACTGAAAGCAAGACGCTGCGCACGGTCGAAGGCCGTGTCGTCAGCAACAAGATGGACAAGACGGTCACCGTGTTGGTGGAGCGCCAGGTCAAGCACCCGTTGTACGGCAAGTACATCAAGCGCTCGTCCAAGCTGCACGCACACGACGCCGACAACACCTGTAAAGAAGGTGATGTCGTTCGTGTGACCGAGATTGCTCCGATGTCCAAGACCAAGAACTGGCGCGTGGTGGAAGTCATCACGCGTGCGGCTGAATAA
- the rplV gene encoding 50S ribosomal protein L22, translated as MEAKAILRSARISAQKARLVADQVRGLPAERAVNLLKFSDKKAAHLIKKVVESAIANAENNQGADVDELKVKTIMVDEGPTLKRFMARAKGRGTRILKRTSHITVVVGAGK; from the coding sequence ATGGAAGCGAAAGCAATCCTGCGCTCCGCGCGCATCTCTGCGCAGAAAGCCCGTCTGGTCGCTGACCAGGTGCGCGGTCTGCCGGCCGAGCGTGCGGTCAACCTGCTGAAGTTTTCGGATAAGAAGGCTGCTCACCTGATCAAGAAGGTGGTGGAGTCGGCTATCGCAAATGCCGAAAACAACCAGGGCGCTGACGTCGACGAGCTGAAGGTCAAGACCATCATGGTAGATGAAGGTCCGACCCTGAAGCGTTTCATGGCGCGGGCGAAAGGCCGCGGTACCCGCATCCTCAAGCGCACCAGCCACATCACTGTGGTTGTGGGCGCCGGCAAGTAA
- the rplC gene encoding 50S ribosomal protein L3, translating to MTKKYSLGFVGRKAGMSRVFTEDGQSIPVTLIEATPNRIAQIKTVEVDGYSAVQVTVGARRAALVNKPEAGHFAKAKVEAGRGLWEFRVEDAQIGDFAVGGEIKADIFEVGQTVDVQGVTKGKGFQGTIKRYNFRMGDATHGNSLSHRAPGSLGQRQTPGRVFPGKKMSGHMGSVQQSTQNLEVVKVDVERGLIAIRGAVPGAAGGDVIVRPASKA from the coding sequence ATGACGAAGAAATATTCGTTGGGCTTCGTGGGCCGCAAGGCTGGCATGAGCCGCGTTTTCACCGAAGATGGCCAGTCCATCCCGGTGACCCTGATTGAAGCCACCCCGAACCGCATCGCGCAGATCAAGACCGTTGAAGTTGACGGCTACAGCGCAGTGCAGGTGACTGTCGGCGCGCGTCGCGCTGCACTGGTCAACAAGCCGGAAGCCGGTCACTTCGCCAAGGCGAAGGTTGAAGCCGGTCGCGGCCTGTGGGAATTCCGCGTTGAAGACGCCCAGATCGGCGATTTCGCCGTCGGTGGCGAAATCAAGGCTGACATCTTTGAAGTCGGCCAGACGGTTGACGTCCAGGGCGTCACCAAGGGTAAGGGCTTCCAGGGCACCATCAAGCGCTACAACTTCCGTATGGGCGATGCAACCCACGGTAACTCGCTGTCGCATCGCGCGCCGGGTTCCTTGGGCCAGCGCCAGACCCCGGGTCGCGTTTTCCCGGGCAAGAAGATGTCCGGCCACATGGGTTCGGTGCAGCAGAGCACGCAGAACCTGGAAGTGGTCAAGGTCGATGTCGAGCGTGGTCTGATTGCCATCCGCGGCGCCGTGCCTGGCGCAGCCGGTGGTGACGTGATCGTGCGTCCGGCTAGCAAGGCATAA
- the rplN gene encoding 50S ribosomal protein L14 yields MIQMQSYLDAADNSGAKELMCIKVLGGSKRRYAHIGDIIKVTVKDAIPRGKVKKGEVYDAVVVRTRKGVRRADGSLIRFDGNAAVLLNNKQEPIGTRIFGPVTRELRSEKFMKIVSLAPEVL; encoded by the coding sequence ATGATTCAGATGCAGAGCTACCTTGATGCTGCGGACAACTCCGGTGCCAAGGAACTGATGTGCATCAAGGTGCTTGGTGGTTCCAAGCGCCGTTATGCCCACATCGGCGACATCATCAAGGTCACCGTGAAGGACGCAATTCCGCGCGGCAAAGTCAAGAAGGGTGAAGTGTATGACGCCGTCGTGGTGCGTACCCGCAAGGGTGTGCGTCGCGCCGATGGCTCGCTGATCCGTTTCGACGGCAACGCTGCGGTCCTGCTCAACAACAAGCAAGAGCCGATCGGCACCCGCATCTTCGGACCGGTGACCCGTGAACTTCGTTCCGAGAAGTTCATGAAGATCGTCTCGCTCGCTCCCGAAGTTCTGTGA
- the rplD gene encoding 50S ribosomal protein L4 translates to MELVITGSNNKVSVSDAVFGRDFSEDLVHQVVVAYRNAARSGTKAQKTRSEVAGTTKKSKKQKGGGARHGALTAPIFVGGGVTFAAKPRSFEQKVNRKQYRAAMCAILSELNRQGRLTIVESFDVDATSTKALITKLAGLEVGKRPLIVTEEATEHLYLSARNLPYVQVRDVQGLDPVALVGADTVVITADAVKKVEEWLA, encoded by the coding sequence ATGGAACTCGTTATCACGGGTAGCAACAACAAGGTCTCGGTCTCCGACGCCGTGTTCGGTCGCGATTTCAGCGAAGATCTGGTTCACCAGGTCGTCGTTGCTTACCGCAACGCCGCACGTTCGGGCACCAAGGCACAGAAGACGCGTTCTGAAGTGGCTGGTACCACCAAGAAGTCGAAGAAGCAGAAGGGTGGTGGCGCTCGTCACGGTGCCCTGACCGCTCCGATCTTCGTCGGCGGTGGTGTCACCTTCGCGGCCAAGCCGCGTAGCTTCGAACAGAAGGTCAATCGTAAGCAGTATCGCGCCGCCATGTGCGCCATCCTGTCCGAGCTGAACCGCCAGGGCCGCCTGACCATCGTTGAGTCGTTCGATGTCGACGCGACCAGCACCAAGGCTCTGATCACCAAGCTGGCTGGCCTGGAAGTGGGCAAGCGCCCGCTGATCGTCACCGAAGAAGCCACCGAGCACCTGTACCTGTCCGCTCGCAATCTGCCGTATGTGCAGGTGCGTGACGTGCAGGGCCTGGACCCGGTTGCGCTGGTCGGTGCCGACACGGTCGTCATCACCGCTGACGCGGTCAAGAAGGTCGAGGAGTGGCTGGCATGA
- the rpmC gene encoding 50S ribosomal protein L29 yields MDIKQLREKSADDLKAHLTDLRKEQFSLRMQQVTGQLPKTHETRRVRREIARVKHLIGSTK; encoded by the coding sequence ATGGACATCAAACAACTCCGCGAGAAGTCGGCTGACGATCTCAAGGCCCACCTGACCGACCTGCGTAAGGAGCAGTTCTCGCTCCGTATGCAGCAGGTCACCGGCCAGCTGCCGAAGACCCACGAAACCCGCCGGGTGCGCCGCGAGATTGCTCGCGTCAAGCACCTGATCGGCAGCACGAAGTAA
- the rplB gene encoding 50S ribosomal protein L2: protein MPLMKFKPTSPGRRSAVRVVTPDLHKGAPHAALLEPQSKSGGRNHHGRITTRHVGGGHKQHYRLIDFKRNKEGIPARVERIEYDPNRTAHIALLCYVDGERRYIIAPKGLKAGDQVISGAHAPIKTGNTLPLRNIPVGTTVHGIELKPGKGAQIARAAGAGVQLVAREGIYATLRLRSGEMRKVPVECRATIGEVGNDEHNLEKLGKAGAKRWRGVKPTVRGAAMNPVDHPHGGGEAKAGQGNPHPVTPWGVPTKGYKTRHNKRTQQFIVRDRRG from the coding sequence ATGCCATTGATGAAATTCAAACCCACTTCTCCCGGCCGTCGTTCGGCCGTGCGCGTGGTCACTCCTGATCTGCACAAAGGCGCGCCGCATGCTGCGTTGCTGGAGCCGCAGAGCAAGTCCGGCGGTCGTAACCACCACGGCCGCATCACCACCCGTCATGTGGGTGGTGGTCACAAGCAGCACTACCGTCTGATTGACTTCAAGCGCAACAAGGAAGGCATCCCGGCACGCGTGGAACGTATCGAATACGATCCGAACCGCACTGCCCATATCGCCCTGCTGTGCTATGTCGACGGTGAGCGTCGCTACATCATCGCCCCGAAGGGCCTGAAGGCTGGTGACCAGGTCATCTCGGGTGCTCACGCCCCGATCAAGACCGGCAACACCCTGCCGCTGCGCAACATCCCGGTCGGTACCACCGTCCACGGGATCGAGCTGAAGCCGGGCAAGGGCGCTCAGATCGCTCGTGCTGCTGGTGCAGGCGTGCAGCTGGTCGCTCGTGAAGGCATCTACGCCACCCTGCGCCTGCGCTCGGGTGAAATGCGTAAGGTGCCGGTCGAATGCCGCGCCACCATCGGTGAAGTCGGTAACGATGAGCACAACCTGGAAAAGCTGGGCAAAGCTGGTGCCAAGCGCTGGCGCGGCGTCAAGCCGACCGTCCGCGGTGCGGCCATGAACCCGGTGGATCACCCGCACGGTGGTGGTGAAGCCAAGGCCGGCCAGGGTAATCCGCATCCGGTCACCCCGTGGGGTGTCCCGACCAAGGGTTACAAGACGCGCCATAACAAGCGCACTCAGCAGTTCATCGTCCGCGATCGTAGGGGCTAA
- the rplW gene encoding 50S ribosomal protein L23, with translation MSANEKIFSVLRAPRVSEKTARLQEISNQYVFEVSNEATKADVKAAVEQLFDVKVESVNVLNVKGKNKSFRNRAGRRGDWRKAYVRLADGQSIDVTAKA, from the coding sequence ATGAGCGCCAACGAAAAAATCTTCAGCGTGCTGCGTGCACCGCGAGTCTCTGAAAAGACCGCGCGCCTGCAGGAAATCTCCAATCAATACGTCTTCGAAGTTTCGAACGAAGCCACCAAGGCCGATGTAAAGGCCGCGGTTGAGCAGCTGTTCGACGTCAAGGTCGAGTCGGTCAATGTGCTGAACGTGAAGGGCAAGAACAAGTCCTTCCGTAACCGTGCAGGCCGCCGCGGCGATTGGCGCAAGGCGTATGTGCGTCTCGCCGATGGCCAGTCCATCGATGTAACGGCCAAGGCCTGA
- the tuf gene encoding elongation factor Tu, whose translation MSKGKFERTKPHVNVGTIGHVDHGKTTLTAALTKIGAERFGGEFKDYSSIDAAPEEKARGITISTAHVEYESATRHYAHVDCPGHADYVKNMITGAAQMDGAILVCSAADGPMPQTREHILLSRQVGVPYIVVFLNKADMVDDAELLELVEMEVRELLSKYDFPGDDTPIVHGSARMALEGDQSEIGVPAILKLVDALDSWIPTPERDVDKPFLMPVEDVFSISGRGTVVTGRIERGVIKVGEEIEIVGIRPVQKTTVTGVEMFRKLLDQGQAGDNAGLLLRGTKRDDVERGQVLAKPGSIKPHTQFEAEVYVLSKDEGGRHTPFFKGYRPQFYFRTTDITGACELPEGVEMVMPGDNVKMTVTLINPVAMDEGLRFAIREGGRTVGAGVVAKIVA comes from the coding sequence ATGTCCAAGGGTAAGTTCGAACGTACCAAGCCGCACGTCAACGTCGGCACCATCGGCCACGTCGATCATGGCAAGACCACGCTGACCGCTGCACTGACCAAGATCGGTGCAGAGCGCTTCGGTGGCGAGTTCAAGGATTACTCCTCGATCGACGCCGCGCCGGAAGAAAAGGCACGTGGTATCACGATCTCGACCGCACACGTTGAGTACGAATCCGCAACCCGTCACTACGCCCACGTCGATTGCCCGGGCCATGCTGACTACGTCAAGAACATGATCACCGGTGCTGCCCAGATGGACGGCGCGATCCTGGTCTGTTCGGCTGCTGACGGCCCGATGCCGCAGACCCGCGAGCACATCCTGCTGTCGCGTCAGGTTGGCGTGCCGTACATCGTCGTGTTCCTGAACAAGGCCGACATGGTTGACGACGCCGAGCTGCTCGAGCTGGTCGAAATGGAAGTCCGTGAGCTGCTGAGCAAGTACGACTTCCCGGGCGACGACACCCCGATCGTTCACGGTTCGGCCCGTATGGCGCTGGAAGGTGACCAGAGCGAAATCGGCGTGCCGGCCATCCTGAAGCTGGTCGATGCACTGGACAGCTGGATCCCGACCCCGGAGCGTGACGTCGACAAGCCGTTCCTGATGCCGGTGGAAGACGTGTTCTCGATCTCGGGCCGCGGCACCGTGGTGACCGGTCGTATCGAGCGCGGCGTGATCAAGGTCGGCGAAGAAATCGAAATCGTCGGTATCCGTCCGGTCCAGAAGACCACCGTCACCGGTGTGGAAATGTTCCGCAAGCTGCTCGACCAGGGTCAGGCAGGCGACAACGCCGGTCTGCTGCTGCGCGGCACCAAGCGTGACGACGTGGAGCGCGGCCAGGTTCTGGCCAAGCCGGGTTCGATCAAGCCGCACACCCAGTTCGAAGCTGAGGTGTACGTGCTGTCGAAGGACGAAGGTGGCCGTCACACGCCGTTCTTCAAGGGCTACCGTCCGCAGTTTTACTTCCGTACCACCGACATCACCGGCGCTTGCGAGCTGCCGGAAGGCGTCGAAATGGTGATGCCGGGTGACAACGTCAAGATGACCGTCACCCTGATCAACCCGGTGGCAATGGACGAAGGTCTGCGCTTCGCAATCCGCGAAGGTGGCCGTACCGTCGGCGCCGGCGTGGTCGCAAAGATCGTTGCCTAA
- the rpsC gene encoding 30S ribosomal protein S3 — translation MGHKVHPVGIRLGISKDWNSKWYANKAEFAGYLAADLKVREMLRKKLAQAGISKILIERPAKTARVTIHTARPGVVIGKRGEDIEKLRKEVSEMMGVPAHINVTEVRKPELDAQLVAESIAQQLERRIMFRRAMKRSVGNAMRLGALGIKVNVGGRLNGAEIARSEWYREGRVPLHTLRADIDYGFAEASTTYGIIGIKVWIYKGEVFDFSQVGQEKQDDSPRNDRNDRGDRGDRPSRPAREAR, via the coding sequence ATGGGTCATAAAGTTCATCCGGTTGGTATCCGCCTCGGTATTTCCAAGGACTGGAATTCCAAGTGGTACGCCAACAAGGCCGAGTTTGCTGGTTACCTGGCAGCCGACCTGAAAGTACGTGAGATGCTGCGCAAGAAGCTTGCTCAGGCTGGCATCTCCAAGATCCTCATCGAGCGTCCGGCAAAGACGGCTCGCGTGACGATTCACACCGCCCGTCCGGGCGTGGTGATCGGCAAGCGCGGTGAGGACATCGAAAAGCTGCGTAAGGAAGTGAGCGAAATGATGGGCGTCCCGGCGCACATCAACGTCACCGAAGTGCGCAAGCCGGAGTTGGACGCACAGCTGGTTGCCGAGTCGATCGCGCAGCAGCTGGAGCGCCGCATCATGTTCCGCCGTGCAATGAAGCGCTCGGTCGGCAACGCGATGCGCCTGGGTGCCCTGGGCATCAAGGTCAACGTCGGCGGCCGCTTGAACGGCGCTGAAATCGCTCGTTCGGAGTGGTACCGCGAAGGCCGCGTGCCGTTGCACACCCTGCGTGCGGATATCGACTACGGTTTCGCTGAAGCCAGCACCACCTACGGCATCATCGGCATCAAGGTTTGGATCTACAAGGGTGAAGTCTTTGATTTCTCCCAGGTTGGCCAGGAAAAGCAGGACGACAGCCCGCGCAACGATCGTAACGATCGCGGCGACCGCGGTGACCGTCCGTCGCGCCCGGCTCGTGAAGCGAGGTAA
- the rpsJ gene encoding 30S ribosomal protein S10: MADQKIRIRLKAFDHRLIDRSASEIVETAKRTGAQVRGPIPLPTKIERYTILVSPHVDKDARDQYETRTHKRVLDIVDPNDKTVDALMKLELAAGVDVQIKLT, encoded by the coding sequence ATGGCGGACCAAAAGATCCGAATTCGGTTGAAGGCGTTTGATCATCGTTTGATCGACCGTTCGGCCAGCGAGATCGTTGAAACGGCAAAGCGGACCGGCGCGCAAGTGCGTGGCCCGATCCCTCTGCCCACCAAGATCGAGCGTTACACCATCCTCGTCTCCCCGCACGTCGACAAAGACGCGCGTGACCAGTACGAGACCCGCACGCACAAGCGCGTGCTCGATATCGTCGACCCCAACGACAAGACCGTGGACGCGCTGATGAAGCTCGAACTGGCTGCCGGCGTCGACGTTCAGATCAAGCTGACCTGA
- the rplX gene encoding 50S ribosomal protein L24, translating to MANRIKKGDQVVVNTGKDKGKQGEVVRVDGDRVIVANVNIVKRHTKPNPQAGVAGGVVEREASIHISNVNVLNPASGKGERVGFKVLEDGRKLRVFRSSGEALDA from the coding sequence ATGGCTAACCGTATCAAGAAGGGCGACCAGGTCGTCGTCAACACCGGCAAGGACAAGGGCAAGCAGGGCGAAGTCGTCCGCGTCGACGGCGATCGTGTGATCGTCGCCAACGTGAACATCGTCAAGCGCCACACCAAGCCGAACCCGCAGGCAGGCGTTGCCGGCGGCGTGGTCGAGCGTGAAGCGTCGATCCATATCTCCAACGTGAATGTGCTGAACCCGGCTTCGGGCAAGGGCGAGCGCGTTGGCTTCAAGGTGCTGGAGGATGGACGCAAACTGCGTGTGTTCCGCTCCAGCGGTGAGGCGCTCGACGCCTAA
- the rplP gene encoding 50S ribosomal protein L16 has protein sequence MLQPKRTKYRKMFKGRNDGLSWSANAVSFGEYGLKATAHGQLTARQIEAARRSISRYVKRGGKMWIRVFPDKPITKKPIEVRMGAGKGGVEYWVAQIQPGRMIYEVEGVTEEVAREAFRLAAAKLSVTTTFVTRTVR, from the coding sequence ATGTTGCAACCCAAGCGAACCAAATACCGCAAGATGTTCAAGGGCCGCAATGACGGCCTGAGCTGGAGCGCAAATGCTGTCAGCTTCGGCGAGTACGGTCTGAAGGCTACTGCCCACGGTCAGCTGACCGCGCGTCAGATCGAAGCGGCTCGCCGCTCGATCAGCCGCTACGTCAAGCGCGGTGGCAAGATGTGGATCCGCGTGTTCCCCGACAAGCCCATCACCAAGAAGCCCATCGAAGTCCGAATGGGTGCTGGTAAGGGTGGCGTGGAATACTGGGTCGCTCAGATCCAGCCGGGCCGCATGATTTATGAAGTCGAGGGCGTGACTGAGGAAGTGGCACGCGAGGCATTCCGCCTGGCCGCTGCCAAGCTCTCGGTGACCACCACTTTCGTAACCCGGACGGTGCGCTGA
- the rpsG gene encoding 30S ribosomal protein S7, with translation MSRKGNTPQRSVLPDPKHKSETIARFINMVMLSGKKSVAEKIVYGAMDVISEKNPNAIELVQKALDNVAPGVEVKSRRVGGATYQVPVEVRASRKMALAMRWLIDSARKRGENTMPRKLAAELLDASENRGGAIKKREETHRMAEANKAFAHYRW, from the coding sequence ATGTCACGTAAAGGTAATACCCCCCAGCGTTCGGTCCTGCCGGATCCGAAGCACAAGAGCGAAACCATTGCCCGCTTCATCAACATGGTCATGTTGAGCGGCAAGAAGTCCGTTGCTGAAAAGATCGTCTATGGCGCCATGGACGTGATCAGCGAAAAGAACCCGAACGCAATCGAGCTGGTGCAGAAGGCACTGGACAACGTTGCTCCGGGCGTTGAAGTGAAGTCGCGTCGCGTCGGTGGTGCCACCTATCAGGTGCCGGTCGAAGTGCGTGCTTCGCGCAAGATGGCCCTGGCCATGCGTTGGCTGATCGACTCCGCGCGTAAGCGTGGCGAGAACACCATGCCGCGCAAGCTGGCTGCTGAACTGCTGGACGCTTCGGAAAACCGCGGCGGCGCCATCAAGAAGCGTGAAGAAACCCACCGTATGGCGGAAGCGAACAAGGCCTTCGCTCACTACCGCTGGTGA
- the rpsS gene encoding 30S ribosomal protein S19, producing MARSLKKGPFVDHHLVKKVEAAAGSKKPIKTWSRRSMILPEMVGVTIAVHNGKNHVPVLVNENMVGHKLGEFAVTRTFKGHGGDKKSGK from the coding sequence ATGGCACGTTCACTCAAGAAGGGCCCGTTCGTCGATCACCACCTCGTCAAGAAGGTGGAGGCCGCTGCGGGCAGCAAGAAGCCGATCAAAACCTGGTCGCGCCGTTCCATGATCCTGCCGGAAATGGTAGGGGTCACCATCGCCGTTCATAACGGTAAGAACCACGTTCCAGTGCTCGTCAACGAGAACATGGTCGGCCACAAGCTCGGCGAATTTGCCGTCACCCGGACCTTCAAGGGTCACGGTGGCGACAAGAAGTCGGGCAAGTAA